gttataatataatatttattttaccatattattattcattttgcattaattaaaattatacctagtTCATAAACCTTTATAATTTCTgatttcacattattattattacgcatTTATACAGTCCAAAGAGTCGAGTAACATACCTAcagaataatagaatatttaaaaggtgtatattattaaaatgaaaactcatttaatgtatatatctataatacggGCATGTCCCGTTTTcaccaaaatttatttttgtggaaAGACATTTCCGCCAAGTACTATTTGGGACCATGTGCATATTCTTatcgttataaattttaatacaaataaatagtaatattgtattagtcGAATACAGACACAATTATAttagagtttttaaaatatgatataatcaaaaataaataagaatattatagtctcaatagttttgaaaaaacacatatcgtcatttttaaacatttaaaaatgtgacaaaaaatataaattataatccagAGCGACGGTAGTGTTGCtaagctaagtaaaaaaaaaaaagcatagtAGCCAAATACTACatactaggtacctatgcGATTTAACcacagaataaatttattctgtgCTAATAATGGCGGATTTGCGGCTTCAAACgtttatatgattaatataggGAACCTAGCAATCtagtttattatctatatctgtGTTTACAACACGATTTAAGATCTTAAATCGTGGTTTACAATAACAGTGTTGATAACAACGCAATCAGCTGAACAGCTCTGTGGTAGtagtttagtataaaaaaaatggtgtgGTAGTAGTTGTCTACTTCTGTATACTTCGGTCTTCGATACGTCTTGTCGTCTTGTATCACTCGTAACACACGTAGCGGTGGCTATTAATTCCGAATTcgtaagtataaactataaacacaaaataaaaacacagtCAGAGTCAGTGCCTattggatattatattgttttttaaaatttttataattacttatgattaataatcgTATGGTCATGAGTGTTTGATGTCCATAGAATTCTGAATTCTCATTAAAACGtaacatttaaactataacattaaaatatttaattacaatatttatcattggtgattgtatgtataaatataccttatcgaagtataatattataataatacaattataaacatagttAGATAATACGTCATACGTGTACTCGACTAACAACTGGTATTTCGTCGTATTCGGATTAACTCATCATCAAAGGTCTATCAGTTCGCCCAGTTATCTTTGTTATATGATTCCTCTGTTGTCTGCCATCACACATTTGTTCGTGTGAAAGTTGGaagtttttaacttatttaaatttgttttagaaaGTTAGGagattgaatatttgaaaacttttggAAATATGGACGTTGAAGACGTTTTAAGCGATGTGGTCTCCATGGAAGATTTAAAGGTAAGTCGTTATTGTTTATCTGTTTGTCTTTCCTATTGCTTTACAATGTCATAGTCAACATGTTTCGATTTTTTGACAGTAGACACTGATTTATTGTTACGAGTTTTGATtatatgttgttatttatattattacagtgagTTTGTAtccaaatattacaatacaatttataacttttatcatggtcttaaaatgttttaaaattgaaattgtattttttataagttcaaggtcataatattttattgtaatatttgtcGTCTGATAATgttgtattaggtattttatattaaaaacaattgtagTTTGTTAGACATAAGAAATttagtttaacatttttattaaaatttataatatttataattttcagaaatttgaaaaagaatATCATAATCAACTCACTACAGGCACTGTTTCACAAGAAACAAAGTTTCATTATGCTTGGTGCTTGGTGAGAAGCAATTATCCAGCTGATATCAGAAAAGGACTTATATTATTGGAACAGTTGATTAAACATGAAGCTAACGATGAAGATGCTAAACGAAATTACCTTTATTATCTAGCATTAGGGAATTCAAGAATTAAAGTAAGAACCAAATGTAATACTTTGTTTTATgaactctaaaaaaaaagtaaataaataaatataaattataaggtcttattaaaaatgttcctaaaaatataaaatttattgatcaGTATgctttatgtaattttattaatattttaactagtttaacattaatacatattttttaggaaTATAGTACAGCTCTTCAATTTATCAAAGCATTTTTACACATGCAACCTGAAAATATGCAGGCGCGGAACTTGTTGACTACCATTCAAAAGAAAATGGAATCTGGTAtgctttgaaaataatttaaaatattttgatcagTGGTGTTTTCTCTGGGTATGACACCCTATAACATTGATGtgtgtaatagtataatacatattacatagttatatcattttattttcaaaatctttaaataattgtcttgTAGGTACTCttttctgtaaataaaaaataataattaacttttaaactatttttaactcaaattttataatacaagttaGGTTAGATAGTGTAGGacgttattttgttgtacaaTGACTCGTATTTAATGTCTcataatcttaatttattgtgGTATTTTATCAGCTAACTTCGGCACAATGTCAATACTAAACCAAGGCATTGAAAATGGAATTAACGACTAACCTTTAGTCTAGTAGTTTATTGTGGATTACCTAGCCTATAGTATTGTCCATTTCCGTGATCAGTTTTCTGTCTATTCTATACTTTTTTTCGGTCTAATGATTGAGAATTAAAGAAAgtaaggtatttatttttatataaaatactcttgttacaaaatatgttatgtagttttttttttttattttaattttttaatactcaatCTGTCTGTTAGTAAGTCAAACGATAAGTGAAATTGATGATGGatgggaaaaaaaaatagaatgatAAAAGTGACTGAGTGAAGAAGAGTTCTCTCAGTGAAGGAACTTTTACatgattttagtaattattacttaaaagaGGTGGAGAGAGTGTGGATAAAAGTAAGTATAGTTATTGTGGTAGAAGGTCATGGCACCACCGTATTTTTAGCCTTTTTTTAGGGTTGTCAGGTATATTTGTTGATGCT
The DNA window shown above is from Aphis gossypii isolate Hap1 chromosome 2, ASM2018417v2, whole genome shotgun sequence and carries:
- the LOC114121414 gene encoding mitochondrial fission 1 protein; translation: MDVEDVLSDVVSMEDLKKFEKEYHNQLTTGTVSQETKFHYAWCLVRSNYPADIRKGLILLEQLIKHEANDEDAKRNYLYYLALGNSRIKEYSTALQFIKAFLHMQPENMQARNLLTTIQKKMESDAHKGMAVAGALALGLSAVVGIGFALAKTLKK